A single region of the uncultured Flavobacterium sp. genome encodes:
- the radC gene encoding DNA repair protein RadC — translation MKEGYFPISDWSEDDRPREKLMLKGIDALSDAELIAILIGSGSRNESAVALSKRILASVDNLNSLGKMSISQLMSFKGIGEAKAITIVAALELGRRRRSEDAAEFVKKITSSKSVFEIMQPIIGELPHEEFWVLFLNNFNKVISKVQLSKGGITGTIVDTRLVFHYAFETKATGLILCHNHPSGNLQPSNADLEITKKIKIAGELLDVKVLDHLIITETNYYSFVDEGIL, via the coding sequence ATGAAAGAAGGTTATTTTCCAATTTCAGATTGGTCGGAAGACGATCGTCCGCGAGAAAAATTAATGTTAAAAGGCATTGATGCTTTAAGTGATGCAGAATTAATTGCTATTTTAATTGGTTCGGGAAGTCGAAATGAATCTGCAGTAGCATTGAGTAAAAGAATTTTAGCTAGCGTAGATAATCTAAACTCTTTAGGGAAAATGTCTATTTCTCAATTAATGAGCTTTAAAGGAATAGGAGAGGCAAAGGCAATTACAATTGTTGCGGCTTTAGAATTAGGACGCCGTCGAAGATCTGAAGATGCGGCTGAGTTTGTAAAGAAAATTACATCAAGCAAATCAGTTTTTGAAATCATGCAGCCAATTATAGGGGAGCTTCCTCATGAGGAATTTTGGGTACTTTTTCTTAATAATTTTAATAAAGTAATTTCTAAAGTACAACTAAGTAAAGGAGGAATAACGGGAACTATTGTTGATACGCGTTTGGTTTTTCATTATGCGTTTGAAACTAAAGCTACAGGCTTGATTTTGTGTCATAATCATCCATCAGGAAATCTGCAACCAAGTAATGCTGATCTAGAAATTACAAAGAAAATAAAGATTGCAGGTGAGCTTTTAGATGTTAAAGTTTTAGATCATTTGATTATTACTGAAACAAATTATTATAGTTTTGTAGATGAAGGAATTTTATAA